The sequence GTCTCCTTGGCCTTCTTCGGGTCGCCGTACGTCGAGTGGAAGACCGCGTCCGCGTCCGCGAGGTCGATCTTCTCGGGGCTGACGTCGTAACTGAACCCGTCCTTCGCCTTGTCCGTGATGGCCGGGCGGCCGAGGCCGACGTCGGCGAGGATCGTGGCGATGTAGTTCTTCCTGCCGTAGATGCGGATGTCCGCGCCCTCGACGAACCGGACCATGTTGACCTCGGTCGCGGCCGCCCTGTCCTTGCCGCCGAGCGCCTTCGTCACATCGGCCACGTGGCGCGCGTAGTCGTCGGTGACCATCTTGGCCTCGGCCTTCTTGTCGAGGGCCTCCGCGTGGACCTGGAAGTTCTCCTTCCAGGGGTAGCCGGTGTTCTCCGTCATCACGGTCGGCGCGATCCTGGAGAGCTCGGCGTACTTGTCGCCGTGCCGGATCTTGCTGGTGAGGATGAGGTCGGGCTCCAGGCCGGCGATGGCCTCCAGGTTCGGGGTCATCATCTGGCCCACGTCCTTGATGCCCGCGACCTGGTCCTTCGGCAGGTAGTTGAGGAAGCCGGACTCCACGTCCGCGTGGGTCGCGCCGACCGGCTTCACGCCGAGGGTGAGGACCGAGTCGAGTTCGGCGGTGTCCAGGACGACGACCCGCTGCGGGGCGGCCGGTACCTTCACGTCGCCCATCGCCGTCTTCACCGTACGAGAAGCCTCGGCGGACCCCTCGGAGTTGGAGCCGGAGTCGGAACCGGACTCCGTCGAGAAGCCGCAGGCGGACAGGGTCAGGGCGGCGGCCACGGTCAGGGACGCGGTGGCGAGCGTACGGGAGCGGTGGCTGAGGGTCTTGGCTGTCATGGCTCAGAGGGCCTTTCCGGGAGTCGGGGCGGAGGCAGCAGGAGCAGGAGCAGGAGCAGGAGCAGGGGTCCAGGGGGCGCCCGGGACGACGAGCGGTGAACCCGTGACCGGGTCCGGGACGATCACCGCCTCCAGGCCGAAGACCTCGCGGACGAGTCCCGCGGTGACGACGTCCCCCGGCCGGCCCTCGGCGACGATCCGGCCCTCCTTCATGGCGACCAGGTGGTCGGCGTACCGGGCCGCCTGGTTGAGGTCGTGCAGCACGGTGACGACGGTACGGCCGCGGGTGCCGTCG is a genomic window of Streptomyces sp. SID8374 containing:
- a CDS encoding iron-siderophore ABC transporter substrate-binding protein, producing the protein MTAKTLSHRSRTLATASLTVAAALTLSACGFSTESGSDSGSNSEGSAEASRTVKTAMGDVKVPAAPQRVVVLDTAELDSVLTLGVKPVGATHADVESGFLNYLPKDQVAGIKDVGQMMTPNLEAIAGLEPDLILTSKIRHGDKYAELSRIAPTVMTENTGYPWKENFQVHAEALDKKAEAKMVTDDYARHVADVTKALGGKDRAAATEVNMVRFVEGADIRIYGRKNYIATILADVGLGRPAITDKAKDGFSYDVSPEKIDLADADAVFHSTYGDPKKAKETRTTGSGLWKNMDAVKNGKVFAVDDQLWIQGIGYTAADKILSELQTSLTK